Proteins found in one Hyalangium minutum genomic segment:
- a CDS encoding undecaprenyl-phosphate glucose phosphotransferase: MFSRLQRFYTSIKIATDVFMLAVAFGLAYATRFIGLIPITDGIPPLDETLVSLVMALFIFPITFHQGHLYTTNRSRTHIGELFAVFKASITATLILVALTYFTRERYSRLTLALFLGYALVLVSITRLVLRIALAEVRRRGFNLKTILVIGEGELGRRVVETVRDHRELGFRVIGVLAQDLEKARRKVRGAPVIGRIEDVERVLDEQPVDQVIIALPLEQQLVVKDLMERLALRTVDVKVVPDLYQYITLYGGLEEFGGLPIISLQGDPMDGWSRVGKRVFDILFSLVAIVLTAPIMWVTALMVKLTSRGPILYQQERMGMDGRTFHILKFRTMRTDAEASGAKMASAEDTRRTPIGTFLRKYSIDELPQFFNVLVGDMSLVGPRPERPVFIEEFKRQIPRYHLRHKVKAGITGWAQINGLRGQTSIQKRIEYDLYYIENWSLLMDLKILVRTALGGFLSKNAY, encoded by the coding sequence GTGTTCAGTCGTCTTCAGCGCTTCTACACGTCCATCAAGATCGCCACCGACGTCTTCATGCTCGCGGTGGCCTTCGGGCTCGCGTACGCCACGCGCTTCATCGGCCTCATCCCCATCACGGATGGCATCCCTCCGCTGGACGAGACGCTCGTCTCGCTGGTGATGGCGCTCTTCATCTTCCCCATCACCTTCCACCAGGGCCACCTCTACACGACCAACCGCTCGCGCACGCACATTGGCGAGCTGTTCGCCGTCTTCAAGGCCTCCATCACCGCCACCCTCATCCTCGTGGCGCTCACGTACTTCACCCGCGAGCGCTACTCGCGCCTCACGCTCGCGCTCTTCCTCGGCTACGCGCTGGTGCTCGTGTCCATCACCCGCCTGGTGCTCCGCATCGCGCTCGCCGAGGTGCGCCGCCGTGGCTTCAACCTGAAGACCATTCTCGTCATTGGCGAGGGCGAGCTCGGCCGGCGCGTCGTGGAGACCGTTCGCGATCACCGCGAGCTGGGCTTCCGCGTGATCGGCGTGCTCGCGCAGGACCTGGAGAAGGCCCGCCGCAAGGTGCGCGGCGCTCCGGTCATTGGCCGCATCGAGGACGTCGAGCGCGTGTTGGATGAGCAGCCCGTGGATCAGGTCATCATCGCCCTGCCGCTCGAGCAGCAGCTCGTGGTGAAGGACCTCATGGAGCGGCTGGCGCTGCGCACCGTGGACGTGAAGGTGGTGCCGGACCTGTACCAGTACATCACCCTGTACGGCGGGCTCGAGGAGTTCGGCGGCCTGCCCATCATCAGCCTCCAGGGCGATCCCATGGACGGCTGGAGCCGGGTCGGCAAGCGCGTCTTCGACATCCTCTTCTCGCTGGTCGCCATCGTGCTGACGGCGCCCATCATGTGGGTCACGGCCCTCATGGTGAAGCTCACCAGCCGCGGCCCCATCCTCTATCAGCAGGAGCGCATGGGGATGGACGGGCGCACGTTCCACATCCTCAAGTTCCGCACCATGCGCACCGACGCCGAGGCCTCGGGCGCGAAGATGGCCAGTGCCGAGGATACCCGCCGCACGCCCATCGGTACCTTCCTGCGCAAGTACTCCATCGACGAGCTGCCCCAGTTCTTCAATGTGCTGGTGGGCGACATGAGCCTCGTGGGCCCGCGCCCCGAGCGCCCCGTCTTCATCGAGGAGTTCAAGCGGCAGATTCCTCGCTACCACCTGCGCCACAAGGTGAAGGCCGGCATCACCGGCTGGGCCCAGATCAACGGCCTGCGCGGACAGACGTCCATCCAGAAGCGCATCGAGTACGACCTGTACTACATCGAGAACTGGTCGCTCTTGATGGACCTGAAGATCCTCGTGCGCACCGCCCTGGGCGGCTTCCTGTCGAAGAACGCTTACTGA